A stretch of the Metopolophium dirhodum isolate CAU chromosome 8, ASM1992520v1, whole genome shotgun sequence genome encodes the following:
- the LOC132950886 gene encoding serine/arginine repetitive matrix protein 1-like isoform X3 translates to MDYNSIDDDDVEKLRLAALMTFKKKSNLPINAISSTSGEFNKFANGNSYNNPARSNNRGRCFPVPNRSYNKRTYANVGFRRPTHANNNLIAIIPMDSEGDSLNDSISKNLSKNSNSKHIYTSDSTKLTNFQDLNNEVSTKFSRLENESGSEESDDSEAEDGKDDSDDGDVLLLGEEDEDLDDLDKLMDIMEAEIAGGDVKSSKKEKKSLKHKNKKDKGTLKNKLDAKTKIDELPILINQPKIIEDSKPQLNPPEEELESIKTLEEIRNSSSQSSLLKSRVPLRSPSPPLRKRSMSPYSKLQKRSPLSRSPRRRSPSLDRYRYSPLRSRPYRRSLSPRRSPRRLSPLREKNLSPRRYSPLKSRYPYRTPSPRRRRRSVSRDLSPSRRRLSPLRRRSRSPLKIKSKSRSPKVRPAVRRRSPSPLKKVIRSRPISPPNIRRKDNKIMDDDHLKKREKIKSVDNQVASRPIDPVLEARKRKFESNKPIEPTSKKIILKKSNSVQVAIQTENKETQNEKKEPEIKPKTTHLTKKVKKVAHSFQVPKNISIKMNNDLETVHLRRVVKVNTSSDKICNKKRPRIVFGHEEKNEALNKEVDNFDKHNENIAKPNSTVTKVLHSEAVEVSSTSEEELSEEEVSEEEVSEENVDEESEKEDGQDSSDSCEEYIEEEEEEEIEEHQQGVDDQKESLQRNDTVDLRTELKRRRALRLNMIQGEVKKKPDSFYPARLLQSAIRGVVGSSSTNEVKRKKHSKIPEISIKTEGNSEGRRVIVMNRDKTRTDNVHEDYNDAVESYASVKRLKGKLKKGPARLRTTSVNNDNTNQKGLRKIIKRNINVTNFDQM, encoded by the exons agtattgatgatgatgatgttgaAAAATTACGCCTTGCTGCACTTAtgacattcaaaaaaaaatctaatttgcCTATAAATGCAATAAGTAGTACATCTggagaatttaataaatttgcaAATGGTAACTCATATAATAATCCTGCAAGAAGTAATAATAGAGGACGCTGCTTTCCAGTGCCAAATAGATCATATAATAAACGCACTTACGCTAAT GTTGGTTTTCGAAGACCAACTCATGCAAACAACAATTTGATTGCAATTATACCAATGGATAGTGAAGGTGATTCGCTGAATGATTCAATATCCAAGaatttatctaaaaatagtaattcaaaacatatatatacttCCGATTCCACCAAATTAACCAATTTTCAGGATTTAAACAATGaag tttctactAAATTTAGCAGATTAGAAAATGAATCTGGTTCTGAAGAAAGTGATGATAGTGAAGCAGAAGATGGAAAAGACGATTCAGATGATGGAGATGTCTTATTATTGGGTGAAGAAGATGAAGATTTAGATGATCTTGATAAACTAATGGATATTATGGAAGCTGAAATTGCTGGTGGAGATGTTAAATCatctaaaaaagaaaagaaaagtttaaaacataaaaataaaaaagataagggtacactaaaaaataaattggatgCCAAGACTAAAATAGATGAACTTCCTATACTCATAAATCAACCCAAGATTATTGAAGATTCCAAACCTCAGTTAAATCCACCTGAAGAAGAATTAGAATCTATAAAAACTTTAGAAGAAATTAGAAACTCTTCATCACAATCTAGTTTGTTGAAATCACGTGTACCTTTGAGATCTCCATCGCCGCCTCTTAGAAAAAGATCGATGTCTCCTTATAGTAAACTTCAAAAAAGGTCACCATTATCAAGATCACCACGAAGAAGATCTCCTTCTCTAGACAGATATAGATATTCACCACTACGATCAAGGCCCTATCGTAGGTCTTTATCACCAAGAAGATCACCTAGACGTTTGTCACCGCTAAGAGAAAAAAATCTTTCTCCTAGACGATATTCACCTCTTAAATCTCGTTATCCCTACCGTACACCATCTCCAAGAAGAAGGCGTAGATCTGTATCACGGGATTTATCACCTAGTAGAAGACGGTTATCACCATTAAGGAGAAGAAGTAGATCTCCactcaaaattaaatcaaaatctaGATCACCTAAGGTAAGACCAGCTGTTAGAAGAAGATCACCTAGTCCATTAAAAAAAGTGATAAGGTCAAGACCAATATCTCCTCCTAATATTCGGCgtaaagataataaaattatggatGATGATCACTTAAAGAAaagagaaaaaattaaatctgtCGATAATCAAGTGGCATCAAGGCCAATAGATCCAGTTTTAGAAgcaagaaaaagaaaatttgaATCCAACAAGCCAATTGAACCaaccagtaaaaaaattattttgaaaaaatccaATTCAGTTCAAGTAGCAATTCAGACTGAAAATAAAGAAACTCAAAATGAAAAGAAAGAACCagaaataaaaccaaaaactaCTCATTTAACAAAGAAAGTAAAAAAAGTTGCACATTCCTTCCAGGTTCCAAAAAATATTagcataaaaatgaataatgatttggAAACTGTACATTTACGAAGAGTTGTAAAAGTAAATACTTCTTCAGacaaaatttgtaataaaaagcGACCCAGGATCGTGTTTGGAcatgaagaaaaaaatgaagCACTTAATAAAgaag ttgataattttgataaacaTAATGAGAATATTGCTAAACCAAATAGCACTGTAACAAAAGTATTACATTCTGAAGCAGTGGAAGTATCTAGTACATCAGAAGAAGAGTTATCAGAAGAAGAAGTATCTGAGGAGGAAGTATCTGAAGAAAACGTAGATGAAGAAAGTGAAAAAGAAGATGGACAAGATTCCAGTGATAGTTGCGAGGAATATATTGAAGAGGAAGAAGAAGAAGAGATTGAAGAACATCAACAGGGAGTTGATGATCAAAAAGAATCCTTGCAGCGTAATGATACAGTTGATCTTAGAACAGAACTGAAACGAAGAAGAGCCCTTCGATTAAATATG ATTCAAGGGGAAGTAAAGAAGAAACCAGATTCATTTTATCCTGCCCGGTTATTACAGTCAGCTATAAGAGGTGTTGTTGGTTCAAG cagTACTAATgaagttaaaagaaaaaaacattcgAAAATACCAGAAATTAGCATAAAAACAGAAG GTAACTCAGAGGGACGAAGAGTAATTGTAATGAATCGAGACAAAACAAGGACTGACaatg ttCATGAAGATTATAATGATGCAGTAGAATCGTATGCAAGTGTCAAACGTCTAAAGGGTAAATTAAAGAAAGGACCGGCACGTTTGAGAACAACAAGTGTTAATAACGATAACACAAATCAAAAAGGACTAAGGAAGATCATAAAGCGTAACATTAATGTTACAAATTTCGATCAG ATGTAG
- the LOC132950886 gene encoding serine/arginine repetitive matrix protein 1-like isoform X2 — translation MDYNSIDDDDVEKLRLAALMTFKKKSNLPINAISSTSGEFNKFANGNSYNNPARSNNRGRCFPVPNRSYNKRTYANVGFRRPTHANNNLIAIIPMDSEGDSLNDSISKNLSKNSNSKHIYTSDSTKLTNFQDLNNEVSTKFSRLENESGSEESDDSEAEDGKDDSDDGDVLLLGEEDEDLDDLDKLMDIMEAEIAGGDVKSSKKEKKSLKHKNKKDKGTLKNKLDAKTKIDELPILINQPKIIEDSKPQLNPPEEELESIKTLEEIRNSSSQSSLLKSRVPLRSPSPPLRKRSMSPYSKLQKRSPLSRSPRRRSPSLDRYRYSPLRSRPYRRSLSPRRSPRRLSPLREKNLSPRRYSPLKSRYPYRTPSPRRRRRSVSRDLSPSRRRLSPLRRRSRSPLKIKSKSRSPKVRPAVRRRSPSPLKKVIRSRPISPPNIRRKDNKIMDDDHLKKREKIKSVDNQVASRPIDPVLEARKRKFESNKPIEPTSKKIILKKSNSVQVAIQTENKETQNEKKEPEIKPKTTHLTKKVKKVAHSFQVPKNISIKMNNDLETVHLRRVVKVNTSSDKICNKKRPRIVFGHEEKNEALNKEVDNFDKHNENIAKPNSTVTKVLHSEAVEVSSTSEEELSEEEVSEEEVSEENVDEESEKEDGQDSSDSCEEYIEEEEEEEIEEHQQGVDDQKESLQRNDTVDLRTELKRRRALRLNMIQGEVKKKPDSFYPARLLQSAIRGVVGSSTNEVKRKKHSKIPEISIKTEGNSEGRRVIVMNRDKTRTDNVHEDYNDAVESYASVKRLKGKLKKGPARLRTTSVNNDNTNQKGLRKIIKRNINVTNFDQVFYVLITCIFILLVNLLYDNYFVSILLFWCSPKFKSIVV, via the exons agtattgatgatgatgatgttgaAAAATTACGCCTTGCTGCACTTAtgacattcaaaaaaaaatctaatttgcCTATAAATGCAATAAGTAGTACATCTggagaatttaataaatttgcaAATGGTAACTCATATAATAATCCTGCAAGAAGTAATAATAGAGGACGCTGCTTTCCAGTGCCAAATAGATCATATAATAAACGCACTTACGCTAAT GTTGGTTTTCGAAGACCAACTCATGCAAACAACAATTTGATTGCAATTATACCAATGGATAGTGAAGGTGATTCGCTGAATGATTCAATATCCAAGaatttatctaaaaatagtaattcaaaacatatatatacttCCGATTCCACCAAATTAACCAATTTTCAGGATTTAAACAATGaag tttctactAAATTTAGCAGATTAGAAAATGAATCTGGTTCTGAAGAAAGTGATGATAGTGAAGCAGAAGATGGAAAAGACGATTCAGATGATGGAGATGTCTTATTATTGGGTGAAGAAGATGAAGATTTAGATGATCTTGATAAACTAATGGATATTATGGAAGCTGAAATTGCTGGTGGAGATGTTAAATCatctaaaaaagaaaagaaaagtttaaaacataaaaataaaaaagataagggtacactaaaaaataaattggatgCCAAGACTAAAATAGATGAACTTCCTATACTCATAAATCAACCCAAGATTATTGAAGATTCCAAACCTCAGTTAAATCCACCTGAAGAAGAATTAGAATCTATAAAAACTTTAGAAGAAATTAGAAACTCTTCATCACAATCTAGTTTGTTGAAATCACGTGTACCTTTGAGATCTCCATCGCCGCCTCTTAGAAAAAGATCGATGTCTCCTTATAGTAAACTTCAAAAAAGGTCACCATTATCAAGATCACCACGAAGAAGATCTCCTTCTCTAGACAGATATAGATATTCACCACTACGATCAAGGCCCTATCGTAGGTCTTTATCACCAAGAAGATCACCTAGACGTTTGTCACCGCTAAGAGAAAAAAATCTTTCTCCTAGACGATATTCACCTCTTAAATCTCGTTATCCCTACCGTACACCATCTCCAAGAAGAAGGCGTAGATCTGTATCACGGGATTTATCACCTAGTAGAAGACGGTTATCACCATTAAGGAGAAGAAGTAGATCTCCactcaaaattaaatcaaaatctaGATCACCTAAGGTAAGACCAGCTGTTAGAAGAAGATCACCTAGTCCATTAAAAAAAGTGATAAGGTCAAGACCAATATCTCCTCCTAATATTCGGCgtaaagataataaaattatggatGATGATCACTTAAAGAAaagagaaaaaattaaatctgtCGATAATCAAGTGGCATCAAGGCCAATAGATCCAGTTTTAGAAgcaagaaaaagaaaatttgaATCCAACAAGCCAATTGAACCaaccagtaaaaaaattattttgaaaaaatccaATTCAGTTCAAGTAGCAATTCAGACTGAAAATAAAGAAACTCAAAATGAAAAGAAAGAACCagaaataaaaccaaaaactaCTCATTTAACAAAGAAAGTAAAAAAAGTTGCACATTCCTTCCAGGTTCCAAAAAATATTagcataaaaatgaataatgatttggAAACTGTACATTTACGAAGAGTTGTAAAAGTAAATACTTCTTCAGacaaaatttgtaataaaaagcGACCCAGGATCGTGTTTGGAcatgaagaaaaaaatgaagCACTTAATAAAgaag ttgataattttgataaacaTAATGAGAATATTGCTAAACCAAATAGCACTGTAACAAAAGTATTACATTCTGAAGCAGTGGAAGTATCTAGTACATCAGAAGAAGAGTTATCAGAAGAAGAAGTATCTGAGGAGGAAGTATCTGAAGAAAACGTAGATGAAGAAAGTGAAAAAGAAGATGGACAAGATTCCAGTGATAGTTGCGAGGAATATATTGAAGAGGAAGAAGAAGAAGAGATTGAAGAACATCAACAGGGAGTTGATGATCAAAAAGAATCCTTGCAGCGTAATGATACAGTTGATCTTAGAACAGAACTGAAACGAAGAAGAGCCCTTCGATTAAATATG ATTCAAGGGGAAGTAAAGAAGAAACCAGATTCATTTTATCCTGCCCGGTTATTACAGTCAGCTATAAGAGGTGTTGTTGGTTCAAG TACTAATgaagttaaaagaaaaaaacattcgAAAATACCAGAAATTAGCATAAAAACAGAAG GTAACTCAGAGGGACGAAGAGTAATTGTAATGAATCGAGACAAAACAAGGACTGACaatg ttCATGAAGATTATAATGATGCAGTAGAATCGTATGCAAGTGTCAAACGTCTAAAGGGTAAATTAAAGAAAGGACCGGCACGTTTGAGAACAACAAGTGTTAATAACGATAACACAAATCAAAAAGGACTAAGGAAGATCATAAAGCGTAACATTAATGTTACAAATTTCGATCAGGTATTTTATGTCCTAATCACATGCATTTTTATCCTCTTGGTCAATTTATTATATGACAActattttgtttctattttacttttttggtGTTCTCCAAAATTCAAATCAATTGTAGTTTAG
- the LOC132950886 gene encoding serine/arginine repetitive matrix protein 1-like isoform X1 translates to MDYNSIDDDDVEKLRLAALMTFKKKSNLPINAISSTSGEFNKFANGNSYNNPARSNNRGRCFPVPNRSYNKRTYANVGFRRPTHANNNLIAIIPMDSEGDSLNDSISKNLSKNSNSKHIYTSDSTKLTNFQDLNNEVSTKFSRLENESGSEESDDSEAEDGKDDSDDGDVLLLGEEDEDLDDLDKLMDIMEAEIAGGDVKSSKKEKKSLKHKNKKDKGTLKNKLDAKTKIDELPILINQPKIIEDSKPQLNPPEEELESIKTLEEIRNSSSQSSLLKSRVPLRSPSPPLRKRSMSPYSKLQKRSPLSRSPRRRSPSLDRYRYSPLRSRPYRRSLSPRRSPRRLSPLREKNLSPRRYSPLKSRYPYRTPSPRRRRRSVSRDLSPSRRRLSPLRRRSRSPLKIKSKSRSPKVRPAVRRRSPSPLKKVIRSRPISPPNIRRKDNKIMDDDHLKKREKIKSVDNQVASRPIDPVLEARKRKFESNKPIEPTSKKIILKKSNSVQVAIQTENKETQNEKKEPEIKPKTTHLTKKVKKVAHSFQVPKNISIKMNNDLETVHLRRVVKVNTSSDKICNKKRPRIVFGHEEKNEALNKEVDNFDKHNENIAKPNSTVTKVLHSEAVEVSSTSEEELSEEEVSEEEVSEENVDEESEKEDGQDSSDSCEEYIEEEEEEEIEEHQQGVDDQKESLQRNDTVDLRTELKRRRALRLNMIQGEVKKKPDSFYPARLLQSAIRGVVGSSSTNEVKRKKHSKIPEISIKTEGNSEGRRVIVMNRDKTRTDNVHEDYNDAVESYASVKRLKGKLKKGPARLRTTSVNNDNTNQKGLRKIIKRNINVTNFDQVFYVLITCIFILLVNLLYDNYFVSILLFWCSPKFKSIVV, encoded by the exons agtattgatgatgatgatgttgaAAAATTACGCCTTGCTGCACTTAtgacattcaaaaaaaaatctaatttgcCTATAAATGCAATAAGTAGTACATCTggagaatttaataaatttgcaAATGGTAACTCATATAATAATCCTGCAAGAAGTAATAATAGAGGACGCTGCTTTCCAGTGCCAAATAGATCATATAATAAACGCACTTACGCTAAT GTTGGTTTTCGAAGACCAACTCATGCAAACAACAATTTGATTGCAATTATACCAATGGATAGTGAAGGTGATTCGCTGAATGATTCAATATCCAAGaatttatctaaaaatagtaattcaaaacatatatatacttCCGATTCCACCAAATTAACCAATTTTCAGGATTTAAACAATGaag tttctactAAATTTAGCAGATTAGAAAATGAATCTGGTTCTGAAGAAAGTGATGATAGTGAAGCAGAAGATGGAAAAGACGATTCAGATGATGGAGATGTCTTATTATTGGGTGAAGAAGATGAAGATTTAGATGATCTTGATAAACTAATGGATATTATGGAAGCTGAAATTGCTGGTGGAGATGTTAAATCatctaaaaaagaaaagaaaagtttaaaacataaaaataaaaaagataagggtacactaaaaaataaattggatgCCAAGACTAAAATAGATGAACTTCCTATACTCATAAATCAACCCAAGATTATTGAAGATTCCAAACCTCAGTTAAATCCACCTGAAGAAGAATTAGAATCTATAAAAACTTTAGAAGAAATTAGAAACTCTTCATCACAATCTAGTTTGTTGAAATCACGTGTACCTTTGAGATCTCCATCGCCGCCTCTTAGAAAAAGATCGATGTCTCCTTATAGTAAACTTCAAAAAAGGTCACCATTATCAAGATCACCACGAAGAAGATCTCCTTCTCTAGACAGATATAGATATTCACCACTACGATCAAGGCCCTATCGTAGGTCTTTATCACCAAGAAGATCACCTAGACGTTTGTCACCGCTAAGAGAAAAAAATCTTTCTCCTAGACGATATTCACCTCTTAAATCTCGTTATCCCTACCGTACACCATCTCCAAGAAGAAGGCGTAGATCTGTATCACGGGATTTATCACCTAGTAGAAGACGGTTATCACCATTAAGGAGAAGAAGTAGATCTCCactcaaaattaaatcaaaatctaGATCACCTAAGGTAAGACCAGCTGTTAGAAGAAGATCACCTAGTCCATTAAAAAAAGTGATAAGGTCAAGACCAATATCTCCTCCTAATATTCGGCgtaaagataataaaattatggatGATGATCACTTAAAGAAaagagaaaaaattaaatctgtCGATAATCAAGTGGCATCAAGGCCAATAGATCCAGTTTTAGAAgcaagaaaaagaaaatttgaATCCAACAAGCCAATTGAACCaaccagtaaaaaaattattttgaaaaaatccaATTCAGTTCAAGTAGCAATTCAGACTGAAAATAAAGAAACTCAAAATGAAAAGAAAGAACCagaaataaaaccaaaaactaCTCATTTAACAAAGAAAGTAAAAAAAGTTGCACATTCCTTCCAGGTTCCAAAAAATATTagcataaaaatgaataatgatttggAAACTGTACATTTACGAAGAGTTGTAAAAGTAAATACTTCTTCAGacaaaatttgtaataaaaagcGACCCAGGATCGTGTTTGGAcatgaagaaaaaaatgaagCACTTAATAAAgaag ttgataattttgataaacaTAATGAGAATATTGCTAAACCAAATAGCACTGTAACAAAAGTATTACATTCTGAAGCAGTGGAAGTATCTAGTACATCAGAAGAAGAGTTATCAGAAGAAGAAGTATCTGAGGAGGAAGTATCTGAAGAAAACGTAGATGAAGAAAGTGAAAAAGAAGATGGACAAGATTCCAGTGATAGTTGCGAGGAATATATTGAAGAGGAAGAAGAAGAAGAGATTGAAGAACATCAACAGGGAGTTGATGATCAAAAAGAATCCTTGCAGCGTAATGATACAGTTGATCTTAGAACAGAACTGAAACGAAGAAGAGCCCTTCGATTAAATATG ATTCAAGGGGAAGTAAAGAAGAAACCAGATTCATTTTATCCTGCCCGGTTATTACAGTCAGCTATAAGAGGTGTTGTTGGTTCAAG cagTACTAATgaagttaaaagaaaaaaacattcgAAAATACCAGAAATTAGCATAAAAACAGAAG GTAACTCAGAGGGACGAAGAGTAATTGTAATGAATCGAGACAAAACAAGGACTGACaatg ttCATGAAGATTATAATGATGCAGTAGAATCGTATGCAAGTGTCAAACGTCTAAAGGGTAAATTAAAGAAAGGACCGGCACGTTTGAGAACAACAAGTGTTAATAACGATAACACAAATCAAAAAGGACTAAGGAAGATCATAAAGCGTAACATTAATGTTACAAATTTCGATCAGGTATTTTATGTCCTAATCACATGCATTTTTATCCTCTTGGTCAATTTATTATATGACAActattttgtttctattttacttttttggtGTTCTCCAAAATTCAAATCAATTGTAGTTTAG